The Shinella zoogloeoides genome includes a region encoding these proteins:
- the istB gene encoding IS21-like element ISRel3 family helper ATPase IstB, translating into MSATLDPIPSMIDRIRHDLVGLKMPRALEALDHVVRRLEHGELSALEAIDILLSEELTLRENSRIKTALRMGRLATIKTLAGFDFTFQPSLDRNRIFTLAQLGFVERHEAVHFLGPPGTGKSHLATALGVEAVKAGKSVYFTTLADLIGSLARSEREGKLQERIRFFCRPSLLIVDEIGYLPVVQGGGNLFFQLVNARYERSAMILTSNRGFAEWGDVFGDPVVATALLDRLLHHAVVVQIEGSSYRLRQHAELMPEHVRSKALIAPPAFAPPQKPRGRPPKNPQFAMSSTSA; encoded by the coding sequence ATGAGCGCCACCCTCGACCCCATTCCGTCGATGATCGACCGTATCCGTCATGATCTCGTTGGTCTGAAGATGCCGCGCGCACTGGAAGCTCTCGACCATGTCGTGCGCCGCCTCGAGCACGGTGAGCTGTCGGCCCTTGAGGCCATCGATATTCTCCTGTCGGAGGAACTCACCCTGCGCGAGAACAGTCGCATCAAGACCGCCCTGCGGATGGGCAGGCTTGCGACGATCAAGACGCTCGCCGGTTTTGATTTTACCTTTCAACCATCTCTCGACCGGAATCGCATCTTCACCCTGGCCCAGCTCGGGTTCGTCGAGCGTCACGAAGCGGTTCATTTCCTCGGCCCACCGGGAACGGGAAAGAGCCATCTTGCCACGGCGCTCGGCGTCGAAGCCGTGAAGGCCGGAAAGAGCGTGTATTTCACGACGCTCGCCGATCTGATCGGTTCGCTTGCCCGTTCAGAGCGGGAAGGCAAGCTGCAGGAACGCATTCGCTTCTTCTGCAGGCCGAGCCTGCTCATCGTCGATGAGATTGGCTATTTGCCGGTCGTCCAGGGCGGCGGCAATCTGTTCTTCCAGCTCGTTAACGCCCGCTATGAACGCAGCGCAATGATCCTCACGTCAAACCGCGGTTTTGCAGAATGGGGCGATGTCTTTGGCGACCCTGTCGTCGCGACGGCACTGCTCGACAGACTGCTGCATCATGCCGTCGTCGTGCAGATCGAAGGATCCAGCTATCGGTTGAGGCAGCATGCCGAACTCATGCCGGAGCATGTTCGCTCCAAAGCCCTCATCGCTCCCCCGGCGTTCGCCCCACCACAAAAGCCGCGCGGGCGGCCGCCGAAAAATCCTCAATTCGCCATGTCGTCGACGTCGGCATAA
- the dpdH gene encoding protein DpdH has translation MLERYWPGADEVNACIKNEAETADVSVLLAVHQPTPLTTRNAGTNIESPASEQELLDAFLSDDVPGGYMLFPITGPSGVGKSHIIRWLDAQLQRSPKRDRLHIIRIPKSASLRRVVELILEPLDGDPRFERSRSELARAFAEIDKRKAVVLFRAQIENALAGRAETLLLEAREHKDRAVELRPLIGHAQMLPKLFGDAALKDHFDEVVLARVVARALRGREDGAEGDETQSQFFAEDLLLPDAIDLNEAALPVKTYYQTQLAVQDVRRRQAAADILNTIVDTAIGNVFQLEQSTGGITLQDIILGIREILLKDDMDLVLLVEDFAALSGIQDVLLKVCVQEGTHDGKKVRATMRTALALTDGYLASRDTILTRAQRVWVVGHREQSDDEIKRAVTEMVGAYLNAARWGEDGLRKRFDRRGADDALTGWLPAWQDEEQSDEEAEALTAFGFSARGHALFPFNRLAIEQLVHQHLTEANRLVFNPRRVINEILRRPMLMRGTFVSGSFPPPEFHGLRPNAYLAGLVRQVSQPEQVKRRLGSALAVWAGNAADQAALAHVPPAIFSTFSLPTPAELANVAYVPTPTPPTLPAGSTLEETPPSAPPPARADHDPRVAAWSKKLDAWASGTELVQADARELRSALAVMLKGAINWPALRIPDQEIKATWLAIAGSRNNPVGGRILVVCDSHDDPEGALREGFLGALRFGFNGHRWDYPEADTDYVASAAIIDRLVAQLVPTLVAEANAQTAVIGRALLNQSRIVGLSPPVRPASAEPLLRGLFSPPPQVETQAFEEGWDQLRAQATGSVNGRSTRTILQQLLLDRSASFQGTGSKPFAVDSPRLLDALAWDLPAGPLPDGLPDEARTFIPTMTDARIWGKLQSVIAKLRAFRSEITDYVDESFDKGAFVADLREIIPLLQKTNCWPANVTIKLSEFEMRLTEFQTSRFVDLVEKTATIVDEADREQIPKLLNALGSLDLGLIQRTMSFLTLANEIVSQAQPRVTQQEAVRGQSDPNSVAAEITSLLEGASGKSPVAAEAAE, from the coding sequence ATGCTCGAGAGATATTGGCCTGGGGCCGACGAGGTCAACGCGTGCATCAAGAACGAAGCTGAGACCGCGGACGTGTCGGTTCTGCTGGCAGTTCATCAGCCGACTCCGCTCACCACGCGCAATGCCGGTACGAATATCGAGTCTCCGGCAAGCGAGCAGGAACTGCTCGATGCCTTTCTTTCCGACGACGTGCCGGGTGGATATATGCTGTTTCCGATCACCGGACCTTCCGGCGTCGGCAAGTCGCACATCATCCGCTGGCTCGACGCGCAACTCCAGCGCTCGCCCAAGCGCGATCGCCTCCACATCATCCGTATTCCCAAGAGTGCAAGCCTCCGACGCGTTGTCGAACTCATCCTCGAGCCGTTGGATGGCGATCCTCGCTTCGAGAGATCACGATCGGAACTCGCGCGTGCATTTGCGGAGATCGACAAGCGAAAGGCCGTAGTACTGTTCCGCGCGCAGATCGAGAACGCGCTGGCAGGCCGGGCGGAGACGCTGTTGCTGGAGGCGCGCGAACATAAGGACCGCGCGGTGGAGTTGAGGCCGCTGATCGGTCATGCCCAAATGCTGCCGAAGCTGTTTGGGGACGCCGCGCTCAAGGACCATTTCGATGAGGTCGTCCTTGCGCGAGTCGTCGCGCGCGCGCTGCGGGGACGGGAAGACGGTGCGGAGGGAGACGAAACCCAATCGCAATTCTTCGCCGAAGACCTGCTTCTTCCCGATGCGATCGATCTTAACGAAGCGGCCCTGCCGGTAAAGACCTATTATCAGACTCAGCTTGCCGTCCAGGACGTGCGCCGCCGGCAAGCCGCGGCGGACATTCTCAACACGATCGTCGATACTGCTATTGGCAATGTTTTTCAGCTCGAGCAGAGCACCGGTGGCATCACCCTACAGGACATTATCCTGGGGATCCGTGAGATCCTGCTCAAGGACGACATGGACCTGGTGCTGCTCGTGGAGGATTTCGCCGCGCTGTCGGGCATTCAGGATGTGCTTCTCAAAGTCTGTGTGCAGGAAGGCACCCATGACGGCAAGAAGGTGCGCGCCACCATGCGCACGGCGCTCGCGCTCACAGACGGATATCTCGCCTCGCGTGACACGATCCTGACGCGCGCGCAACGCGTCTGGGTGGTCGGCCACCGCGAGCAGAGCGATGATGAGATCAAGCGCGCCGTGACCGAGATGGTCGGCGCCTATCTGAATGCGGCCCGCTGGGGCGAAGACGGCCTGCGCAAACGCTTTGACCGTCGCGGCGCCGACGATGCTCTCACCGGCTGGTTGCCAGCCTGGCAGGATGAGGAGCAGAGCGACGAGGAAGCCGAGGCGCTGACCGCTTTCGGCTTTTCTGCGCGCGGCCACGCGCTATTTCCGTTCAACCGTCTGGCGATCGAGCAACTCGTCCACCAGCATCTAACGGAGGCAAATCGGCTCGTCTTCAACCCACGCCGTGTAATCAACGAGATCCTCCGCCGCCCCATGCTGATGCGAGGCACGTTTGTCAGCGGGAGCTTCCCGCCGCCCGAATTCCACGGGCTGCGCCCGAACGCCTATCTCGCCGGTCTGGTCCGGCAGGTAAGCCAGCCCGAGCAAGTCAAGCGGCGCTTGGGTTCGGCGCTGGCGGTATGGGCCGGCAATGCGGCGGATCAGGCCGCGCTTGCCCATGTGCCGCCGGCGATCTTCTCGACCTTCTCGCTACCGACGCCAGCCGAACTCGCCAACGTGGCGTACGTACCGACACCCACTCCACCAACCTTGCCGGCAGGCTCGACCCTCGAAGAAACTCCGCCCTCCGCGCCTCCTCCAGCGCGAGCCGATCACGATCCGCGTGTCGCGGCCTGGTCGAAGAAGTTGGATGCTTGGGCGTCTGGTACCGAGTTGGTTCAGGCTGACGCGCGTGAGCTTCGAAGCGCCTTGGCGGTGATGCTGAAGGGTGCAATCAATTGGCCGGCACTTCGCATTCCGGATCAGGAGATCAAGGCTACTTGGCTAGCTATCGCCGGGTCGCGCAACAATCCGGTCGGCGGTCGCATCCTTGTCGTTTGCGATAGCCATGACGACCCGGAAGGTGCGCTGCGCGAAGGCTTTCTCGGTGCACTGCGGTTCGGCTTCAACGGTCATCGCTGGGATTATCCCGAGGCAGATACTGACTATGTCGCGAGCGCCGCGATCATCGATCGTTTGGTCGCGCAGTTGGTCCCAACGCTCGTTGCGGAAGCAAATGCGCAGACCGCGGTGATCGGCCGAGCCCTACTTAATCAATCGCGCATCGTCGGCCTTTCCCCTCCGGTTCGGCCGGCTAGCGCCGAGCCGCTTCTGCGCGGCCTCTTCTCGCCGCCGCCGCAGGTGGAGACGCAAGCGTTTGAAGAAGGCTGGGATCAGCTTCGCGCCCAGGCGACGGGGTCGGTCAACGGCCGGAGCACGCGCACGATCCTGCAGCAGCTACTGCTCGATCGCAGCGCCAGCTTCCAAGGCACCGGAAGCAAGCCCTTCGCGGTCGACAGCCCCCGGCTGCTCGACGCGCTTGCCTGGGATTTGCCGGCGGGGCCGCTTCCGGACGGGTTGCCGGACGAGGCGCGGACCTTCATCCCGACCATGACCGACGCGCGCATCTGGGGAAAGCTCCAGTCGGTCATAGCCAAGCTTCGTGCCTTCCGCAGCGAGATCACTGATTATGTAGATGAGAGCTTCGACAAGGGCGCTTTCGTTGCCGACTTGCGCGAGATCATCCCGCTGCTGCAGAAGACCAACTGCTGGCCCGCTAATGTCACGATCAAGCTCAGCGAGTTCGAAATGCGCCTAACGGAGTTTCAGACCAGCCGCTTCGTAGACTTGGTTGAAAAGACGGCGACGATCGTAGACGAAGCGGATCGTGAGCAAATCCCTAAGTTGCTCAACGCGCTTGGGTCGCTCGATCTCGGATTGATCCAGAGGACCATGTCCTTCCTGACCCTCGCCAACGAGATCGTGTCGCAAGCTCAGCCGCGCGTCACTCAGCAGGAGGCGGTTCGGGGCCAATCGGATCCCAACTCCGTTGCGGCGGAGATCACGAGCCTGCTCGAAGGCGCGAGTGGAAAGTCGCCCGTGGCAGCGGAGGCCGCCGAATGA
- the istA gene encoding IS21 family transposase has translation MILDLHQQGLTVSAISRETGIDRKTVRKYIERGLEAPAYGPRKPRATVIDPFASYLRERVKTYPGLTGSRLLRELRERGYTGGYTAVTDFLRDVRPAASQGYEVRFETPPGEQAQVDFAQFHVVFTDEPMTPRIVWLFSMVLGHSRLIWARFVMHQNLPTVLRCHIAAFEALGGAPREVLYDRMKTAVIGEGQTEGIIYNRVLIDLARHYGFHPKACKPYRAKTKGKVERPFRYIREDFFLARSFRNLDDLNAQLRHWLDTVANPRKHATTLRFVNEAFAEERPHLRPLPLAPFRSVLKLERRVSREGMVSVGGNTYSVPDATRSRMVEVHSLADEVRIFENGTLIAAHPVLEGRKQRRVHPDHRRPIQPQHWPGRRQESHVVKPAGDTVLQRSLAFYDAVGKVLAQENRP, from the coding sequence ATGATCCTGGATCTGCATCAGCAGGGGCTGACGGTGTCGGCCATTTCCAGAGAAACGGGCATCGACCGCAAGACGGTGCGCAAATACATAGAGCGAGGCCTTGAGGCTCCGGCCTATGGTCCCAGGAAGCCGCGAGCGACGGTGATCGATCCGTTTGCTTCTTACCTGCGGGAACGGGTGAAGACCTATCCAGGCCTGACCGGCAGTCGGCTGCTACGAGAACTGCGCGAGCGAGGCTATACGGGCGGCTACACGGCCGTGACGGATTTTCTCCGTGATGTGCGCCCTGCAGCAAGCCAAGGCTATGAGGTTCGTTTCGAGACGCCACCCGGCGAGCAGGCTCAGGTCGATTTCGCCCAATTCCATGTCGTCTTCACCGACGAACCGATGACGCCGAGGATCGTTTGGCTGTTCTCCATGGTGCTGGGCCACAGCCGTCTCATCTGGGCGCGCTTCGTCATGCATCAGAACCTGCCAACCGTCCTGCGCTGCCACATCGCGGCTTTCGAGGCCCTTGGCGGCGCTCCAAGGGAGGTGCTCTACGACCGGATGAAGACCGCCGTCATTGGCGAAGGCCAGACGGAAGGTATCATCTACAATCGCGTACTCATCGACCTGGCACGCCACTACGGCTTCCACCCGAAGGCATGCAAACCGTATCGCGCCAAGACCAAGGGCAAGGTCGAGCGGCCGTTCCGGTACATCCGCGAGGACTTCTTCCTGGCCCGCTCGTTTCGCAATCTCGATGACCTGAACGCCCAGCTCCGGCACTGGCTGGACACCGTCGCCAATCCGAGGAAGCATGCAACAACCCTGCGCTTCGTCAATGAAGCCTTCGCCGAGGAGCGGCCGCACCTGCGACCGTTACCGCTGGCACCGTTCAGATCCGTTCTGAAGCTGGAGCGCCGCGTGTCGCGGGAGGGCATGGTCAGCGTCGGTGGCAATACCTACAGCGTTCCGGATGCCACGCGAAGCCGAATGGTAGAGGTCCACTCTCTCGCTGACGAAGTCCGCATCTTCGAGAACGGCACGCTGATCGCAGCACATCCTGTCCTGGAGGGCCGTAAACAGCGCCGGGTTCATCCGGATCATCGGCGACCCATTCAGCCGCAACATTGGCCGGGGAGACGGCAGGAATCTCATGTTGTCAAACCCGCCGGCGATACCGTGCTGCAGCGATCGCTTGCCTTCTATGATGCCGTCGGCAAGGTCCTGGCACAGGAGAACCGACCATGA
- the dpdJ gene encoding protein DpdJ, which translates to MEADEALLLAALDEIEQREARLLTWGLVDGHVSAGELHGIIDALLDDPRLGAGVSFADAGHVIVALIDRALLFDVGEVSGSRYRSRMAEGVRLLFRLRQLFPQHRGPIGWQAAPTLVADFRFIWRRRRYPRREIDAATALETIASATPDQAARAALSALVDSYGPRFALAGFQVAAAARILGSFEGSQSTATLVSAGTGSGKTMAFYLPALSRIASHIQRDAVGDRWVKVLALYPRNELLKDQFAEVYGQSRRLDALLAARGRRKILIGTFFGPTPRSAEKAHEARSGWRQTSAGLVCEYLRCPSPGCDGDMAWRDADRRTGRERLECLECCAAIESDEIILTRDRLQSETPDILFTTTEMLNQRMGDDRFRHLFGIGERAQRPVEMMLLDEVHTYAGSSGAQVAFLLRRWRRLLRRHVSFVGLSATLKDGARFFAQLTGLYEQASAEIAPSNSDMIAEGAEYLLALRGDPVSRTALLSTTIQTGMLLSRLLDAPDERKSQGIIGERVFLFTDDIDVTNRMYFAMLDAEGRRSSGVPDLANKPDGGLASLRRPLPVEHRKLHGQDWEAVVEIGHTLQPQDRKAIGRVMSMDPGVGNNLDIIVATASLEVGFNDPRVGAVIQHKAPRDVAQFLQRKGRAGRSRLMRPWTVAVLSDYGRDRLAYQGYDLLFDPELPLRTLPIANRYVMRIQAVYATLDYLSQMLGPSRPGSVWLDLSSSTDNNYQRARQTALAGVIRRILTIPAELDRYVSYLASALKVDESAVTPLLWDHPRPLMTQVLPTALRRLESNWRAWGEPGEDHQVFNSPLPEFAPANLFSDLNLPEVDIVLPQPGSATPERVAMPIAQALREFAPGRVSRRYGISHAFERHWLCPALNQNRGQTVPLEPLARLDRLGDWRINVAGSARLVPVYRPRVLEVQPPPATVVDTSNARLRWRSQIVARDQGLVLDPPRGSHWTSLIEDVRFYSHEGLSPIEVRRMALGSDAGIRFRDGGSLPKEFHFEVGGEAVALGFSLAVDAMCMRLRFPEALWSNLGAESDPRYRAMRTARFHHQALNGPLSERVENPFAREWLAHLMLAALSNEAMARGVSLREAAERLAVGNAELGLDQTLNILFQSAIVDDANAQGNQQDKLRQDLAGFLADRQVVASLFELAEILWTPIDAGWEPWLRERYASTVGTAALSAITSLCPQIDGDGLILDVTAGVREEDDVLAGTPDGEIWISEMTPGGNGQIEEAQRQYVEDPRRFFTLMTAALRDNDFSLSDYQLGRFLASVVEGDNDDPLLTATCAFRNSSGAVESHASFTALRHALAEEGFVTFHAFVVALANRILRPGSSRDSDAFFLFAVRLWDAEEARLGIELDARVLAYRLARSDDIDAALALAGIDPPTVNPDQWRYGVIYGLLWPRGAHIRQSGLRPYSPFADLPLPDPLLVRTYLAEDAALVDLEADGWQDLCLDRLAAVGAATLVCPMAASPLLADALSFLATNPVQSAYLSVFARVQAVRRVENAFHVDLDVAEALQ; encoded by the coding sequence ATGGAAGCCGATGAAGCTCTGCTGCTCGCCGCGCTCGATGAGATCGAGCAACGTGAAGCCCGGCTCCTGACATGGGGCCTGGTCGATGGCCACGTCTCAGCGGGCGAATTGCACGGCATTATCGATGCACTGCTCGACGATCCGCGATTGGGCGCGGGGGTTTCTTTCGCGGATGCAGGTCACGTCATCGTCGCGCTGATCGATCGTGCCCTCCTGTTCGACGTCGGTGAGGTATCGGGCTCGCGATATCGGTCGCGGATGGCGGAAGGCGTGCGTCTACTGTTCCGGTTGCGCCAACTCTTTCCGCAACATCGCGGACCCATCGGCTGGCAGGCCGCGCCGACCCTCGTTGCCGACTTCCGCTTCATTTGGCGCCGACGCCGATACCCGCGGCGAGAAATCGACGCAGCGACTGCGCTCGAGACGATTGCGTCAGCAACGCCCGATCAGGCCGCGCGCGCTGCCCTCTCGGCGCTCGTCGATAGCTATGGGCCAAGATTTGCGCTTGCAGGCTTTCAGGTCGCGGCCGCTGCGCGGATCCTTGGGAGCTTTGAGGGCTCGCAATCGACAGCCACGCTTGTCAGCGCCGGCACCGGTAGCGGCAAGACCATGGCCTTCTATCTGCCCGCGCTGTCGCGGATCGCCTCGCATATACAACGTGATGCCGTCGGCGACCGGTGGGTCAAGGTCCTCGCCCTTTATCCGCGCAACGAACTGCTCAAGGATCAGTTCGCCGAGGTCTATGGCCAGTCGCGCCGGCTCGATGCGTTGCTCGCGGCGCGCGGACGCAGGAAGATCCTGATCGGCACGTTCTTCGGTCCGACGCCTCGGTCCGCAGAAAAAGCCCACGAGGCGCGCAGCGGCTGGCGACAAACCTCCGCCGGTCTCGTCTGCGAATATCTCCGTTGTCCCTCGCCGGGTTGTGACGGCGACATGGCGTGGCGGGACGCGGACCGGCGCACGGGGCGTGAACGGCTCGAATGCCTAGAATGTTGCGCCGCCATCGAGAGCGACGAGATCATTCTCACCCGCGATCGGTTGCAGTCCGAGACGCCCGACATCCTGTTCACTACCACCGAGATGCTCAACCAGCGCATGGGGGACGACCGTTTCCGGCATCTGTTTGGAATCGGCGAGCGTGCGCAGCGACCGGTGGAGATGATGCTGCTGGACGAAGTCCACACCTACGCAGGTAGTTCCGGTGCTCAAGTTGCCTTCCTCTTACGTCGCTGGCGGCGACTCCTCCGGCGGCACGTCAGCTTTGTGGGCTTGTCCGCCACGCTCAAGGACGGTGCGCGCTTCTTTGCGCAATTGACCGGCCTGTACGAACAGGCGTCGGCCGAGATCGCCCCTTCCAACAGTGACATGATCGCGGAAGGTGCCGAGTATTTGCTCGCGCTGCGCGGCGATCCCGTGTCGCGCACCGCACTGCTGTCGACGACGATTCAGACAGGGATGCTCCTTTCCCGGCTTCTCGACGCGCCGGATGAACGCAAGAGCCAGGGCATCATCGGCGAACGTGTGTTCCTGTTCACCGACGACATCGATGTTACAAACCGCATGTATTTCGCCATGCTCGATGCCGAGGGTCGACGGAGCAGCGGTGTACCCGACTTGGCGAACAAGCCGGACGGTGGTCTGGCTTCGCTGCGTCGTCCGCTGCCGGTCGAGCACCGCAAGCTGCATGGGCAGGATTGGGAGGCGGTGGTTGAGATCGGCCACACTCTCCAGCCGCAGGATCGCAAGGCGATCGGGCGCGTGATGTCGATGGATCCGGGGGTCGGCAACAATCTCGACATTATTGTCGCGACCGCTTCGCTCGAAGTTGGGTTCAACGATCCGCGCGTCGGCGCGGTCATCCAGCACAAGGCACCCCGCGACGTTGCGCAATTTCTCCAGCGCAAAGGTCGCGCTGGCCGATCACGCCTGATGCGGCCTTGGACCGTCGCGGTGCTGTCCGACTATGGACGGGACCGTCTCGCCTACCAGGGCTATGACCTGCTGTTCGATCCCGAGTTGCCGCTGCGTACGCTACCGATCGCTAACCGCTATGTGATGCGCATTCAGGCGGTCTATGCGACGCTTGACTATTTGAGCCAAATGCTAGGCCCCTCCCGACCGGGAAGCGTGTGGCTGGACCTATCGAGCAGCACCGACAACAACTATCAGCGGGCGCGGCAGACAGCGCTCGCCGGCGTGATCCGCCGCATCCTCACCATCCCTGCCGAACTCGACCGCTATGTGTCCTATCTCGCCTCGGCGCTCAAGGTCGATGAAAGCGCGGTCACGCCCTTGCTCTGGGATCACCCCAGGCCGCTCATGACGCAGGTCCTGCCAACTGCGCTTCGCCGGCTCGAGAGCAACTGGCGCGCTTGGGGCGAGCCCGGCGAGGATCATCAGGTCTTCAACTCGCCTCTACCTGAATTCGCGCCGGCCAACCTGTTCAGCGACCTCAACCTTCCTGAAGTCGATATCGTCTTGCCGCAACCCGGCAGCGCAACGCCCGAGCGGGTTGCTATGCCGATCGCGCAGGCCCTGCGCGAGTTCGCGCCCGGCCGCGTGTCGCGGCGATACGGCATCAGCCATGCGTTCGAGCGGCATTGGTTATGCCCGGCCCTCAACCAGAACCGCGGGCAGACTGTGCCGCTCGAGCCGCTCGCCCGTCTCGACCGCCTCGGCGATTGGCGCATCAATGTCGCCGGTTCGGCTCGGCTGGTCCCCGTCTATCGGCCGCGTGTTCTCGAAGTCCAGCCACCGCCCGCTACTGTCGTCGATACGTCCAACGCCCGACTTCGCTGGCGCAGTCAGATTGTCGCCCGCGATCAGGGCTTAGTGCTCGATCCGCCGCGCGGTAGTCACTGGACATCGTTGATCGAAGACGTGCGGTTCTACTCGCATGAAGGACTGAGCCCGATCGAAGTCCGCCGAATGGCGCTTGGGAGCGACGCGGGCATTCGCTTTCGCGACGGAGGATCACTCCCCAAGGAGTTCCACTTCGAAGTTGGTGGTGAAGCGGTCGCCCTCGGGTTCAGTCTTGCTGTCGATGCGATGTGCATGCGCCTGCGGTTCCCCGAGGCCTTGTGGTCGAACCTCGGAGCGGAGTCGGACCCGCGATATCGGGCGATGCGCACGGCGCGCTTCCACCATCAGGCATTGAACGGGCCGCTTAGCGAACGGGTAGAAAACCCGTTCGCGCGAGAGTGGTTGGCGCATCTTATGCTCGCAGCCCTCAGCAATGAAGCGATGGCGCGTGGGGTCTCGTTGAGGGAAGCGGCCGAACGGTTGGCGGTCGGGAACGCCGAACTCGGCCTCGACCAGACGCTCAACATCCTGTTTCAGTCGGCGATCGTCGATGATGCCAATGCTCAAGGCAACCAGCAGGACAAGCTGCGCCAGGATCTGGCCGGCTTCCTCGCCGACCGGCAAGTGGTGGCCAGCCTGTTTGAATTGGCTGAGATACTATGGACGCCGATCGACGCGGGCTGGGAGCCATGGCTGCGCGAGCGATACGCTTCGACCGTCGGCACGGCTGCGCTCAGCGCCATTACCAGCCTATGTCCGCAGATCGACGGCGACGGTCTGATCCTCGATGTGACGGCCGGAGTTCGGGAAGAGGATGACGTGCTCGCCGGCACGCCCGATGGCGAGATCTGGATCAGTGAGATGACGCCGGGCGGCAATGGGCAGATCGAGGAGGCGCAGCGTCAATACGTTGAGGACCCGCGGCGGTTCTTCACCCTGATGACGGCGGCGCTGCGCGACAATGACTTCTCGCTCAGCGATTATCAACTCGGTCGCTTCCTTGCATCGGTCGTGGAGGGCGACAACGACGATCCACTGCTAACCGCGACGTGTGCGTTCCGGAATAGCTCGGGCGCGGTGGAAAGCCATGCGAGTTTCACCGCGTTGCGTCACGCGCTTGCGGAGGAAGGATTCGTCACCTTTCACGCGTTCGTCGTCGCGCTCGCCAATCGCATCCTCCGGCCCGGATCGAGCAGAGACAGCGATGCCTTCTTCCTCTTCGCTGTGCGGTTGTGGGACGCCGAGGAAGCGCGCCTTGGCATCGAGTTGGATGCTCGCGTGCTCGCCTACCGGCTCGCGCGCTCCGACGATATTGATGCGGCACTTGCCCTGGCCGGCATCGATCCGCCGACGGTCAATCCGGATCAGTGGCGATACGGCGTGATTTACGGACTGCTCTGGCCGCGCGGGGCGCACATCAGGCAATCGGGTCTTCGGCCTTATTCGCCATTTGCCGATCTGCCGCTGCCTGATCCGCTGCTGGTGCGGACCTATCTAGCAGAGGATGCTGCGCTCGTCGATCTCGAGGCTGACGGCTGGCAGGACCTTTGCCTTGATCGTCTCGCCGCCGTAGGCGCGGCGACGTTGGTGTGCCCGATGGCGGCTTCACCTTTGCTGGCGGACGCTCTGAGCTTCCTGGCGACCAATCCGGTGCAGTCCGCCTATTTGTCGGTGTTTGCCCGCGTACAGGCGGTGCGACGGGTGGAGAACGCCTTCCATGTAGATCTCGATGTCGCGGAGGCGCTGCAATGA
- the dpdG gene encoding protein DpdG, with translation MSLLNQASDGLFNVLIVLVRALVRFGPKSREDLILACGGATDACDTSQLTKTLNRWTELGLFGEENGSVIIAEPYRSALGKNADEAEARLPKVARTVALHSANNARFWESEGAKSADLSRGVAWMLTQDVYTLDVNSDRLAELEGRQLIDSGTQKIAQNNTRWNGLKTWMLYLGFARDGMQWVVDPTQALREALPEIFGSNRELSAPAFVERAGAVLPVLDGGAYRVQVEGALKESAWPRLRAGLVSSSMSRAIQRLDREGFITLSNRSDTEGVVSLTGSNARTWRDVSHVALAQSGKAR, from the coding sequence GTGAGTCTCCTCAACCAAGCAAGCGACGGGCTATTCAATGTGCTGATCGTGCTGGTTCGCGCGCTCGTTCGCTTTGGTCCAAAGAGCCGCGAAGATTTAATCCTTGCTTGTGGCGGCGCCACCGACGCGTGCGATACCAGCCAATTGACGAAAACGTTGAACCGCTGGACCGAACTTGGCTTGTTCGGCGAGGAAAACGGGTCCGTTATCATCGCCGAGCCGTACCGCTCCGCGCTCGGCAAGAACGCCGACGAAGCGGAAGCCCGCCTTCCGAAAGTGGCACGCACGGTGGCGTTGCACTCCGCAAACAATGCGCGTTTCTGGGAGAGCGAGGGAGCCAAGAGCGCGGACCTGTCGCGCGGCGTGGCTTGGATGCTCACCCAGGACGTTTATACGCTCGACGTCAATTCCGACCGTTTGGCTGAACTAGAGGGGCGGCAGCTGATCGACAGCGGCACGCAGAAGATCGCCCAGAACAATACGCGCTGGAACGGCCTCAAAACCTGGATGCTCTATCTGGGATTCGCCCGCGACGGCATGCAGTGGGTCGTCGATCCAACGCAGGCGCTGCGCGAGGCGCTTCCCGAGATCTTCGGTTCGAACCGAGAATTGTCCGCTCCTGCCTTTGTGGAGCGGGCTGGCGCGGTGCTGCCGGTCCTCGACGGAGGCGCCTACCGGGTGCAGGTCGAGGGTGCGTTAAAGGAGAGCGCCTGGCCCAGACTACGTGCTGGCCTCGTATCCTCTTCCATGTCGCGGGCTATCCAGCGACTCGATCGTGAGGGATTCATCACGCTCTCAAACCGAAGTGATACCGAAGGCGTCGTATCGCTCACCGGCAGCAATGCGCGCACCTGGCGGGACGTCTCGCATGTAGCCCTGGCGCAATCAGGAAAGGCGCGTTGA